The stretch of DNA ATCATTCCCTGCCTGCTCAGCCCTATGTTGGCGGGCAGAAAAAACTGACCATCGCGCAGAAAGTAGCCGCGCTCTTCCAGGCTGATTGGCGATGGCACCTGCTGTTGTTTCCGAAATGCCTGTTCTACCACGTTGAGCAGAACCGTTGTATCAGAAATCATGTCTGTCAGGTCCAGCGTTTGGCCGGTTCGGCGGTCGAAGGTGTAAAATGATAGATTTGAGTTAGGATGCGCTCCGCCCGTATAGGCATAGGTTTCACATTTGGCCGTTAGCACCCGCTCATTCGAATAGGCTGTATCGACGCTTGTTTTTAACTCCCAGCAACCCTCCAGACCACCCATTTCGCGAGCCATATCGCGGTAGCTGTCGGCAAACAGCAACGTGGCTTTGGCAAGGTCGGCGCGGGCATCGGGCTGACTGGCAACCAGCGCACTATCGAGCCAGCCAACAACACTGTTCACCACCAACTGGCGCAAACTATCGTTGATAAGCCTGGTTCCCTGCGA from Spirosoma montaniterrae encodes:
- a CDS encoding DUF3298 and DUF4163 domain-containing protein, translated to MKYIFATLSIAFAGFLSACRETPSGPPVLERQQYALADSNRCDTTTNQGVDVAVDYFLLRDKSQGTRLINDSLRQLVVNSVVGWLDSALVASQPDARADLAKATLLFADSYRDMAREMGGLEGCWELKTSVDTAYSNERVLTAKCETYAYTGGAHPNSNLSFYTFDRRTGQTLDLTDMISDTTVLLNVVEQAFRKQQQVPSPISLEERGYFLRDGQFFLPANIGLSRQGMIFYYNPYEIAAYAVGPIEVVVPYEQLNGILREGVL